In the Vibrio hippocampi genome, TTTCGTTGTCTGTTGACCATGTATTTCAGATGCCATGTTAACTTTCAGCTAGATGTGAATAAAAAAATAAAGGGGTAATGTTTTAGCAATCTAACTTGCTTAGCACAAGTAAAATATCAACTAAAGCAACAATCACCCAAGAGACGCTGCAATAGCGTCATCTTAAGTGATAGGAAAGGAAAAAACGATAGGTGTGACGCTGGGACTCTTTAATTAAACAAATTCTGCCGATTGTTCGCCCACTACAACCTGAAAATCAAACTTGGACTGTAATACTTCCACCAATTTTTGATGGAATATTTCTTGAGTACGAGTGATTTCATCAACCGCCGCGGCTGGGGCAACCTCTGTTTTCCATACGCCAGCCTGGTCGTAGAGACCAATTTGATAAACCGCTTCAAACTGTTCTCCATCTTGGTACAAGTCGAGCCACCATCCCCAAAACTCTCTATCCTCTGGAGATTTTTTGTCGTCAACGCAGACAGATAAACAGTCGAAATGGTAGGCTCCTTCTTTACAGAGCGCCTCGCGAAGATAAGGTCCAATGGCTTTGAGAGCCGATACTAGCCGATAGTGCGTTGGTTTCTTTGCCGCTTCTGACTTTTTTGCTGCTTCTGACATTGATAAACTCCATATTTAAATTAAATAAAAGCGTTAACCGTGATAATTTATATTTTTAATCTTTATTCTATTTTTTATCATAGATTTGATTACA is a window encoding:
- the crl gene encoding sigma factor-binding protein Crl; this translates as MSEAAKKSEAAKKPTHYRLVSALKAIGPYLREALCKEGAYHFDCLSVCVDDKKSPEDREFWGWWLDLYQDGEQFEAVYQIGLYDQAGVWKTEVAPAAAVDEITRTQEIFHQKLVEVLQSKFDFQVVVGEQSAEFV